The following proteins are co-located in the Scylla paramamosain isolate STU-SP2022 chromosome 37, ASM3559412v1, whole genome shotgun sequence genome:
- the LOC135091552 gene encoding uncharacterized protein LOC135091552 produces the protein MVTYLANTDRRRTLPSPANLSKMPKKGKQQAPQQESSPSLQEEETGDVPPEVPDDTDVPDVEVVKVQPVAGLSRKRTRPSKKDVQDYPFNDDQLREIANYVQLHPELYDKRNEKWLNPAWKESLWKDLAQTFSDCSHQQVKKVVDKKRTDFGKIEKRESKSGSAARPRTQREQKIVEVWAFLAGHIAHESTHPSDDFGRQGDDQDSSSHESVLSAHSIARRKRKKERQEEELSSPRSTKSTQESSAIQELLQSAQLLATRKPPVEGPDADIRQFVEFMYTRLKKVSPMHHGVLFSKIAYMISLMEEPVMARSAIKDPRRLLDSVPMPLGVASPSHLWQPPAPPTLAPAPPPPPPVYHQPQYQQPHYSQPQYQQQQYQQPQQQQYQQPQQQYQPQQSEQQQFPQQPQQQQVPTPIQWESILGCSPSPVKTLQHTSTTTKLQGQKTKSPAKKAIMSPMIETPKGYEAEDSDE, from the coding sequence ATGGTCACTTATCTCgcaaacacagacagaagaaGAACCCTCCCATCTCCAGCCAACCTTTCCAAGATGCCCAAGAAAGGCAAGCAGCAAGCACCACAGCAGGAGTCTTCCCCGAgtctgcaggaggaagaaactggtGATGTTCCTCCTGAGGTTCCTGACGACACTGACGTTCCTGATGTGGAAGTGGTGAAGGTACAACCTGTTGCTGGGCTCTCCAGGAAACGCACTCGGCCATCCAAGAAAGACGTTCAGGACTACCCCTTCAACGACGACCAACTGAGGGAGATAGCAAACTACGTCCAGTTGCATCCAGAGCTCTACGATAAGCGGAACGAGAAGTGGCTGAATCCGGCGTGGAAGGAGAGCCTCTGGAAGGACCTGGCCCAAACTTTCTCGGACTGTTCTCACCAGCAGGTGAAGAAGGTGGTGGACAAGAAGAGAACAGATTTTGGGAAAATCgagaagagggagagcaagagtGGATCAGCAGCCAGGCCGAGGACGCAGAGGGAGCAGAAGATCGTCGAGGTTTGGGCCTTCCTGGCAGGTCACATCGCCCACGAAAGTACGCACCCTAGTGATGACTTCGGCAGACAAGGTGACGATCAAGATTCCTCCAGCCATGAGTCTGTCCTATCGGCCCACTCAAttgccaggaggaagaggaagaaggaacggcaggaggaggaactatCCAGCCCACGATCCACCAAATCTACCCAGGAGAGCAGTGCCATCCAAGAACTACTCCAGAGTGCACAGCTGCTAGCTACACGAAAACCACCAGTCGAGGGACCTGACGCTGACATCCGGCAGTTTGTTGAATTTATGTACACTCGCCTGAAGAAGGTTTCCCCCATGCATCATGGAGTACTCTTCTCCAAGATCGCGTACATGATCAGCCTCATGGAGGAACCAGTGATGGCCAGGAGTGCTATTAAAGACCCGAGGAGGTTGCTGGATTCTGTGCCCATGCCACTAGGAGTTGCGAGCCCATCGCACCTGTGGCAGCCTCCTGCACCGCCTActcttgctcctgctcctcctcctcctcctccagtctatcATCAGCCGCAGTACCAGCAGCCACATTACTCGCAGCcccaataccaacaacaacagtaccaacagcctcaacaacaacagtaccaacagcctcaacaacaataccagCCTCAACAATCAGAACAGCAACAGTTCCCTcagcagccacagcagcagcaggtgcccACCCCAATACAGTGGGAATCTATACTCGGCTGTTCACCGTCCCCCGTCAAGACCCTGCAGCACACAAGTACGACCACCAAACTCCAGGGCCAGAAGACGAAATCGCCGGCGAAAAAGGCCATAATGTCCCCCATGATCGAGACGCCGAAGGGCTACGAGGCGGAGGATAGCGACgagtaa
- the LOC135091521 gene encoding tripartite motif containing 13-like isoform X2, translating into MDDNVEDCPVCLTTFDDTLRRPRNLPCGHTLCSPCIDGLKQQGAVTCPTCRASHAVPEAGQFPISYTVEGLVRRLKGAGLASLPAKPGKQAAPPVTRPALKATTGLSRTTQSLLQEQEAKILAAIRSCQEEQSQLAEYLTTLSCCSSRQQRLHDELQMLVDQSKSAREAVRREESRVEGRQEEVRQKEQQLHTALQALRTAATRQEAYEVIEDTDHLVEDSQTGECLGMFPDVHAITTVTRVAEASRAALQAATTATAATQAALEAAGTAAAASGDYSHPAAWAETSSIVDRLEALLAPLLTAEDLPPHTLQAEDLPPHTLQAEDLPPHTLQAEDLHSLTQRARGLVEAGLVFAVHDVERQTRHARTTLEDGSLHLHSLQAQAPPPLRRHPAGG; encoded by the exons ATG GACGACAACGTGGAGGACTGTCCAGTGTGCCTCACCACCTTCGACGACACCCTCAGGCGGCCACGCAACCTGCCCTGCGGTCATACGCTGTGCTCGCCGTGCATTGACGGACTGAAGCAGCAGGGTGCCGTCACGTGCCCCACCTGCCGGGCGAGTCACGCCGTGCCCGAGGCGGGCCAGTTCCCCATCTCCTATACTGTTGAGGGGCTGGTGAGGAGGCTGAAAGGTGCAGGACTGGCCTCTCTACCAGCCAAGCCAGGGAAGCAGGCAGCCCCACCAGTGACACGGCCTGCACTAAAGGCGACAACGGGACTCAGTAGGACGACACAGTCCCTGCTGCAGGAGCAAGAGGCGAAGATCCTGGCTGCCATCCGCTCCTGCCAGGAGGAGCAGAGCCAGCTGGCCGAGTACCTGACGACCCTCAGTTGCTGCAGCAGTCGCCAGCAGCGGCTACATGACGAGCTGCAGATGCTGGTGGACCAGAGCAAGAGTGCCAGGGAGGCAGTGCGCCGCGAGGAGTCCCGGGTGGagggcaggcaggaggaggtgcgacagaaggagcagcagctgcACACTGCGCTGCAGGCGCTGCGCACGGCCGCAACACGGCAGGAAGCTTACGAGGTCATTGAGGACACAGACCATCTGGTGGAGGACAGTCAGACAGGAGAGTGCCTGGGAATGTTTCCTGACGTCCACGCCATTACCACCGTCACCAGG GTGGCAGAGGCATCGCGTGCAGCCCTGCAGGCTGCCACCACTGCTACCGCTGCCACACAGGCAGCCCTGGAGGCAGCGGGCACTGCTGCTGCAGCTTCGGGGGACTACAGCCACCCAGCAGCTTGGGCCGAGACCTCCTCCATCGTAGACAGGCTGGAGGCACTGCTGGCGCCGCTGCTGACG GCCGAGGACCTGCCACCTCATACCCTGCAGGCTGAGGACCTGCCACCTCATACCCTGCAGGCCGAGGACCTGCCACCTCATACCTTGCAGGCTGAGGACCTCCACAGCCTAACACAGCGTGCCAGGGGCCTGGTGGAGGCTGGCCTTGTCTTTGCCGTCCACGACGTGGAGAGACAGACTCGGCACGCAAGGACCACCCTTGAAGACGGCAGCCTGCACCTCCACTCCCTGCAGGCCCAGGCCCCGCCCCCCCTACGCCGTCATCCTGCAGGTGGGTGA
- the LOC135091521 gene encoding uncharacterized protein LOC135091521 isoform X1, with protein MDDNVEDCPVCLTTFDDTLRRPRNLPCGHTLCSPCIDGLKQQGAVTCPTCRASHAVPEAGQFPISYTVEGLVRRLKGAGLASLPAKPGKQAAPPVTRPALKATTGLSRTTQSLLQEQEAKILAAIRSCQEEQSQLAEYLTTLSCCSSRQQRLHDELQMLVDQSKSAREAVRREESRVEGRQEEVRQKEQQLHTALQALRTAATRQEAYEVIEDTDHLVEDSQTGECLGMFPDVHAITTVTRVAEASRAALQAATTATAATQAALEAAGTAAAASGDYSHPAAWAETSSIVDRLEALLAPLLTAEDLPPHTLQAEDLPPHTLQAEDLPPHTLQAEDLHSLTQRARGLVEAGLVFAVHDVERQTRHARTTLEDGSLHLHSLQAQAPPPLRRHPADGGGGAGHPPLRGVPGPGVARQRGAAGGGESAPGLQGPSVRAAVLRPAGRLLRQHQAV; from the exons ATG GACGACAACGTGGAGGACTGTCCAGTGTGCCTCACCACCTTCGACGACACCCTCAGGCGGCCACGCAACCTGCCCTGCGGTCATACGCTGTGCTCGCCGTGCATTGACGGACTGAAGCAGCAGGGTGCCGTCACGTGCCCCACCTGCCGGGCGAGTCACGCCGTGCCCGAGGCGGGCCAGTTCCCCATCTCCTATACTGTTGAGGGGCTGGTGAGGAGGCTGAAAGGTGCAGGACTGGCCTCTCTACCAGCCAAGCCAGGGAAGCAGGCAGCCCCACCAGTGACACGGCCTGCACTAAAGGCGACAACGGGACTCAGTAGGACGACACAGTCCCTGCTGCAGGAGCAAGAGGCGAAGATCCTGGCTGCCATCCGCTCCTGCCAGGAGGAGCAGAGCCAGCTGGCCGAGTACCTGACGACCCTCAGTTGCTGCAGCAGTCGCCAGCAGCGGCTACATGACGAGCTGCAGATGCTGGTGGACCAGAGCAAGAGTGCCAGGGAGGCAGTGCGCCGCGAGGAGTCCCGGGTGGagggcaggcaggaggaggtgcgacagaaggagcagcagctgcACACTGCGCTGCAGGCGCTGCGCACGGCCGCAACACGGCAGGAAGCTTACGAGGTCATTGAGGACACAGACCATCTGGTGGAGGACAGTCAGACAGGAGAGTGCCTGGGAATGTTTCCTGACGTCCACGCCATTACCACCGTCACCAGG GTGGCAGAGGCATCGCGTGCAGCCCTGCAGGCTGCCACCACTGCTACCGCTGCCACACAGGCAGCCCTGGAGGCAGCGGGCACTGCTGCTGCAGCTTCGGGGGACTACAGCCACCCAGCAGCTTGGGCCGAGACCTCCTCCATCGTAGACAGGCTGGAGGCACTGCTGGCGCCGCTGCTGACG GCCGAGGACCTGCCACCTCATACCCTGCAGGCTGAGGACCTGCCACCTCATACCCTGCAGGCCGAGGACCTGCCACCTCATACCTTGCAGGCTGAGGACCTCCACAGCCTAACACAGCGTGCCAGGGGCCTGGTGGAGGCTGGCCTTGTCTTTGCCGTCCACGACGTGGAGAGACAGACTCGGCACGCAAGGACCACCCTTGAAGACGGCAGCCTGCACCTCCACTCCCTGCAGGCCCAGGCCCCGCCCCCCCTACGCCGTCATCCTGCAG ATGGGGGAGGTGGTGCCGGCCACCCCCCCTTGCGAGGTGTTCCTGGACCTGGCGTGGCCCGGCAGCGCGGCGCggcgggtggtggtgagtcTGCCCCGGGCCTCCAGGGGCCGTCAGTTCGTGCGGCTGTGCTCAGGCCAGCGGGGCGCCTGCTACGACAACACCAGGCTGTTTAA
- the LOC135091551 gene encoding uncharacterized protein LOC135091551: protein MHGDFHHLLQELNREDTKGYKNFLRIKPELFREMVDRLTPILAKKATRMREPLSVGLKLAVTLQFLASGDSYTSLQYSFRVSKTAICRFVPKVCQAIIDIYKPEVLKCPRTPEEWNQVAEGFSKRWNYHKCGGGLDGKHVRVKKPWHAGSLFFNYKKFHSIVLMAVADANYKFLYVDVGAEGSAGDGGTWFKCTLHDAIAQKRVGFPEHSFLPSDDTPIPFHVVADDAFALKTWLMKPYSHQSQVYEEKIFSYRLSRARRVVENAFGLLQSRFRVFGTTMLQRPAVVKIVTMCGCVMHNLILDRYSNFHPQEVDCEDGDHNVIDGSWRNIPNLMQRLQTRRGTNPTREAKAVRDYLALYYASEAGAVPWRERMVYPRGRPADEQRMEQ, encoded by the coding sequence ATGCATGGCGATTTTCACCACCTGCTGCAGGAGCTCAACCGAGAAGACACCAAGGGCTACAAGAACTTCCTCCGCATCAAACCTGAACTTTTCAGAGAGATGGTGGACCGGCTTACTCCAATCCTCGCCAAAAAAGCCACCAGAATGAGAGAGCCCCTGTCAGTGGGGTTGAAGTTGGCTGTCACCCTCCAATTCCTGGCATCCGGCGATTCATATACGAGTCTGCAATACAGCTTCAGGGTCTCCAAAACCGCCATCTGTAGATTCGTACCTAAAGTCTGCCAGGCCATAATTGACATATACAAACCTGAGGTGCTCAAGTGCCCAAGAACTCCAGAAGAATGGAATCAAGTTGCCGAAGGATTCTCAAAGAGGTGGAACTATCACAAGTGTGGAGGTGGTCTGGATGGCAAGCATGTTCGAGTGAAGAAGCCCTGGCATGCAGGATCACTGTTCTTCAATTACAAGAAGTTCCACAGCATTGTCCTCATGGCCGTCGCAGATGCAAACTACAAGTTCCTGTACGTCGACGTAGGTGCTGAAGGAagtgctggtgatggaggaactTGGTTCAAGTGCACCCTTCACGATGCCATCGCGCAGAAACGAGTGGGATTTCCAGAGCACAGCTTCCTGCCGAGTGACGACACGCCAATCCCATTCCAcgttgttgctgatgatgccTTCGCCCTCAAGACCTGGCTTATGAAACCTTACTCACATCAATCCCAGGTATACGAAGAAAAAATCTTCAGCTACAGGTTGTCTCGCGCCCGTCGTGTGGTGGAAAATGCTTTCGGTCTCCTGCAGTCACGATTTAGAGTCTTCGGCACTACCATGCTACAACGACCTGCAGTTGTCAAAATTGTCaccatgtgtgggtgtgtgatgcACAACCTGATATTGGACCGCTACTCAAATTTCCATCCCCAAGAAGTCGACTGCGAAGATGGTGACCATAACGTGATTGATGGATCGTGGAGGAACATACCAAATCTGATGCAACGCCTCCAAACTCGACGGGGAACAAATCCAACGAGAGAAGCAAAGGCCGTCCGAGACTACCTGGCTTTGTACTATGCATCAGAAGCAGGCGCAGTTCCCTGGCGAGAAAGGATGGTATATCCAAGAGGACGACCAGCAGACGAACAAAGGATGGagcaataa